One stretch of Streptomyces sp. MMBL 11-1 DNA includes these proteins:
- a CDS encoding tyrosine-type recombinase/integrase, whose protein sequence is MARQLARGMGAFFKDCGCAKPTRCPHSYSIRFRDALGKQREESGYATQDDAIERLTQLYAEKKTTAPTVAAARRELGQLTVEEYAKQWRPRQRRMTDYSTGEHVDSSINVHIVPRLGARKLNSVTPMVVERFLDEMEGDGVGRGNQVNIFRVLKTILRDAYTKGAMADDPVKGVQEPEYVRGMVAIPSLAYVKKALVVADEDLALEIVMMTGCGLRNGEARAVNVHNVVAQDVYRVREQIHSNTHKPAKLKHRRTGEFREVPLPRSVREAIERHEEKHGTTKDGYLLRGPGGYFTEGMERRRVKKLFADLPPEQGVGMYGFRHYFASNALGNGIPITDVAEWMGHKSIEETYRTYRHLMPGSITKAARILDAGLWEAA, encoded by the coding sequence ATGGCCCGACAGCTCGCCCGCGGCATGGGTGCCTTCTTCAAGGACTGCGGCTGCGCCAAGCCCACCCGCTGCCCGCACTCCTATTCGATACGTTTCCGGGATGCGTTGGGCAAGCAGCGCGAGGAGTCCGGATACGCCACGCAGGACGACGCGATCGAGCGCCTCACGCAGCTCTACGCGGAGAAGAAGACCACGGCGCCGACGGTGGCGGCGGCCCGCCGTGAACTGGGTCAGCTGACGGTCGAGGAGTACGCGAAGCAGTGGCGGCCCCGGCAGCGCAGGATGACGGACTACTCCACCGGCGAGCACGTCGACAGCTCGATCAACGTGCACATCGTTCCGCGTCTGGGAGCGCGGAAGCTGAACTCGGTCACCCCGATGGTGGTCGAACGGTTCCTGGACGAGATGGAGGGCGACGGGGTCGGCCGGGGAAACCAGGTGAACATCTTCCGGGTCCTGAAGACCATCCTGCGGGACGCCTATACCAAGGGGGCCATGGCGGATGACCCTGTGAAGGGAGTCCAAGAGCCTGAATACGTCCGGGGAATGGTCGCCATTCCGTCCCTCGCCTACGTGAAGAAGGCGCTGGTTGTTGCCGACGAGGACCTTGCGCTGGAGATCGTCATGATGACGGGGTGCGGCCTTCGGAATGGTGAGGCGCGGGCGGTGAACGTCCACAACGTCGTGGCCCAGGACGTGTACCGGGTGCGCGAGCAGATCCACTCCAACACGCACAAGCCAGCGAAGCTGAAGCACCGCAGGACAGGGGAGTTCCGGGAGGTGCCGCTGCCCCGGTCGGTTCGGGAGGCGATCGAGCGGCACGAGGAGAAGCACGGCACCACGAAGGACGGCTATCTGCTGCGTGGCCCGGGCGGCTACTTCACCGAGGGCATGGAGCGGCGCCGGGTGAAGAAGCTCTTCGCGGACCTCCCGCCGGAGCAGGGGGTTGGGATGTATGGCTTCCGGCACTACTTCGCCTCCAACGCCCTCGGCAACGGCATCCCCATCACCGATGTCGCGGAGTGGATGGGACACAAGTCCATCGAGGAGACGTACCGCACCTACCGGCACCTGATGCCGGGCAGCATCACCAAGGCCGCCCGGATCCTCGATGCCGGCCTTTGGGAAGCCGCCTGA
- the wecB gene encoding non-hydrolyzing UDP-N-acetylglucosamine 2-epimerase, with product MTFSADRTVAVVLGTRPELVKLAELIRLLGPAARVVHTGQHYDEALSGAFLDELGLPEPEFLSGVGGQSRAVQVAAALAALDERFAARPPRAVVVQGDTNAALSGALVANARSIPLIHVEAGLRSHDRAMPEEHNRVLIDRLADVLCAATPENRASLLAEGVSDARIAVTGNTVVEAVRDNLPPRQERAQLLSSLGLEADGYVVATLHRPENTDDPAALNAVLCQLAAISRTMRVILPLHPRTRARIEDAGLWPLLDGLTVIDPTAYGTFLALARHAALLVSDSGGVQEETTVLGRPLVVVRRSTERPEAFADFADLVEPGPGIGVAVRRRLAEGPRELRRLAALPSPYGDGTASHRIAELITQVIPRDTPRTARSGQLVVA from the coding sequence ATGACTTTCTCCGCAGATCGCACTGTCGCCGTTGTCCTCGGCACCCGTCCTGAGCTGGTCAAGCTCGCCGAGCTCATCCGCCTGCTCGGCCCGGCCGCCCGGGTCGTGCACACCGGGCAGCATTACGACGAAGCGTTGTCCGGCGCCTTCCTCGACGAGCTGGGTCTTCCCGAACCGGAGTTTCTGAGCGGTGTGGGCGGGCAGTCCCGTGCCGTGCAGGTCGCAGCCGCTCTGGCCGCGCTCGACGAACGGTTCGCGGCCCGGCCGCCGCGCGCCGTCGTCGTCCAGGGTGACACCAATGCCGCCCTTTCCGGCGCCCTCGTGGCGAACGCGCGGTCGATCCCGTTGATCCATGTCGAGGCGGGGCTGCGCAGCCACGACCGTGCGATGCCCGAGGAGCACAACAGGGTGCTCATCGACCGGCTGGCGGACGTCCTGTGCGCGGCGACCCCGGAGAACCGGGCGTCGCTGCTGGCCGAAGGCGTCAGCGACGCCCGGATCGCGGTGACCGGCAACACCGTCGTGGAGGCCGTCCGCGACAACCTGCCGCCGCGACAGGAGCGCGCACAACTGCTCAGCAGCCTCGGTCTGGAAGCGGACGGCTACGTGGTGGCGACCCTCCACCGACCCGAGAATACGGACGACCCAGCGGCACTGAACGCCGTGCTGTGCCAACTTGCCGCGATCAGCCGGACGATGCGCGTCATCCTCCCCCTCCACCCGCGGACCCGGGCACGGATCGAGGACGCGGGACTGTGGCCGCTCCTCGACGGCCTGACGGTGATCGACCCGACCGCGTACGGCACGTTCCTCGCGCTGGCCCGGCACGCCGCGCTCCTTGTCTCGGACTCCGGGGGAGTGCAGGAGGAGACGACCGTACTGGGCCGGCCCCTGGTCGTGGTCCGCCGGTCCACCGAACGCCCCGAGGCGTTTGCCGACTTCGCTGACCTCGTCGAGCCCGGCCCCGGTATCGGGGTGGCGGTGCGCCGCCGCCTCGCCGAGGGACCGCGGGAGCTGCGCCGACTGGCGGCCCTGCCCAGCCCGTACGGCGACGGCACGGCCTCCCACCGGATTGCGGAGCTGATCACCCAGGTGATTCCGCGTGACACGCCGCGTACGGCCCGTTCCGGTCAGCTGGTCGTCGCCTGA
- a CDS encoding helix-turn-helix domain-containing protein — translation MRREGRRRLRSGPRAAANLYAHRNTVEQRVSRANELSAVKVEDNPTHVATALLLLDLAPEIGAADPS, via the coding sequence CTGCGACGTGAAGGGCGACGGCGGCTTCGGTCCGGGCCAAGGGCGGCCGCCAACCTCTACGCGCACCGCAACACCGTTGAACAGCGCGTCTCACGCGCCAACGAGCTCTCGGCCGTCAAGGTGGAGGACAACCCGACCCACGTGGCGACGGCCCTCCTGCTTCTGGACCTCGCGCCTGAAATCGGGGCGGCCGATCCGAGCTGA
- a CDS encoding ATP-binding protein: MSQAPHLRNTLTLADTPNAVRLARLHTEDLLPKWGVPSGIVETLRLLVSELVTNAVQHPQDDKSQDSVLAMRNAAQTLELTLERLRDGVRVAVWDRDPRPPLLKKVGVEAEGGRGVFIVAMMSRSWGSGPAVNASGKVVWAEVGLLPVSHVVADEEAVNPPGRQAEGDSDVPRAAPADPTLLGRVLVGVREF, encoded by the coding sequence GTGTCCCAGGCACCACATCTGCGCAACACACTCACATTGGCCGACACACCCAATGCCGTGCGTCTGGCGCGGCTGCACACGGAGGACCTTCTCCCGAAGTGGGGCGTGCCCTCCGGCATCGTGGAGACGCTGCGGCTGCTGGTCTCGGAGCTGGTCACCAATGCCGTGCAGCACCCGCAGGATGACAAGTCGCAGGACTCGGTCCTCGCCATGCGGAACGCGGCACAGACCTTGGAGCTGACGCTGGAGAGGCTCCGGGACGGGGTGCGGGTAGCGGTCTGGGATCGTGACCCGAGGCCGCCCCTCCTCAAGAAAGTCGGAGTCGAGGCGGAGGGCGGCCGGGGGGTCTTCATCGTCGCCATGATGAGCAGGAGCTGGGGCAGCGGCCCGGCGGTGAACGCGTCCGGGAAGGTGGTCTGGGCGGAGGTCGGACTTCTCCCTGTCAGCCATGTCGTCGCGGACGAGGAAGCTGTGAATCCTCCCGGTCGGCAGGCGGAGGGCGACTCCGACGTGCCTAGGGCGGCCCCTGCGGACCCGACCCTGCTCGGTCGCGTGCTCGTCGGCGTCAGGGAGTTCTGA
- a CDS encoding MvdC/MvdD family ATP grasp protein produces MSPVRTDGDTVLVITDRDSDTGDAVTLVLQDLGVRTIRFDLIDLGRTVSVSARCDGGQWQGSLTVRSRVTRLRDVRSVFWCHPTPPRVWVDGMTEAQTQWASQEALAGLAGVLGTLGCLHVNHPSDTRRAQIKAGVVAAAERAGLTVPSTWIGSLPSGARRFNLGAPDGIVTKTLTVPQITEGDHQVRPLYTTPVVDSDLDAVATGITHLQHRVVTDYAVRAHTIGTRTLAVRIDAHTTAGRTDWRATPESLTYTPITLPTSVEDALNALVHGYGLSYAASDLLVDSHGRWYFVDLNPAGQYRWLENELPDLGISQALARLLAGDSERPRRNGLTAAA; encoded by the coding sequence GTGAGCCCGGTCCGGACCGATGGCGACACCGTCCTGGTCATCACCGACCGGGATTCCGATACCGGGGACGCGGTTACCTTGGTCCTCCAGGACCTCGGTGTCCGCACCATTCGCTTCGACCTCATCGATCTGGGCCGCACGGTCAGCGTGAGCGCGCGGTGCGACGGCGGCCAGTGGCAGGGATCGCTCACGGTCAGATCCCGTGTCACCAGACTGCGCGACGTACGGTCCGTGTTCTGGTGCCACCCGACACCTCCACGGGTTTGGGTCGACGGCATGACCGAGGCGCAGACGCAGTGGGCCTCCCAGGAGGCGCTTGCCGGACTGGCCGGAGTGCTCGGCACCCTGGGCTGCCTGCACGTCAACCACCCGTCGGACACGCGACGGGCACAGATCAAGGCCGGTGTGGTCGCTGCCGCTGAACGGGCCGGGCTGACCGTACCGTCCACCTGGATCGGGAGCCTCCCGTCCGGCGCGCGTCGGTTCAACCTCGGCGCCCCGGACGGCATCGTCACCAAGACCCTCACCGTCCCGCAGATCACGGAGGGCGACCATCAGGTCCGCCCGCTCTACACCACGCCGGTGGTGGACAGCGACCTGGACGCCGTCGCGACCGGTATCACCCATCTCCAGCACCGCGTCGTCACCGACTACGCCGTGCGCGCCCACACCATCGGCACCCGGACCCTCGCGGTCCGGATCGACGCGCACACCACGGCAGGCCGGACGGACTGGCGAGCCACCCCCGAGTCCCTGACCTACACGCCGATCACCCTCCCCACCTCGGTCGAGGACGCTCTCAACGCCCTGGTGCACGGCTACGGACTCTCCTACGCGGCCAGCGACCTCCTCGTGGACAGCCACGGCAGGTGGTACTTCGTCGACCTCAACCCGGCCGGCCAGTACCGGTGGCTGGAGAACGAACTGCCCGACCTCGGCATCAGCCAGGCGCTGGCACGGCTGTTGGCCGGAGATTCCGAACGTCCCAGGCGGAACGGCCTCACCGCAGCGGCGTAG
- a CDS encoding helix-turn-helix domain-containing protein, with protein sequence MGQQPNDLIPGAGPWHRWGYELRQFRQARRLSQQALARKALIDRSHLGRFERAERPVPRPAAVVLDRVLDAAGALVRYWDEAECESPQDSSAMTSRAETEVDGANTRSHGASGLGPLAMSSPRQAFSLRDDMDLVVVPARIDGRIHFVPVPRRVVLASGLAGLAAAAVPATTATADSKLADMGSPFEHFAQLRRVIIQTDNLIGPRHVLPALQQNLVSLATRRRAARGADAVELLALETRYEELAGWFAQDIGDERTAHGHTAKALDASHITGDTDLTAYILGRKAQLAVDTGHPADALGLATAARRTARPGSRLEVIAVLHEAHAHAVLGEASETHKAYDTALTLLARAESDDVWGSWLDTAYVNTARARSLAALGDYERAAAGFDNAIAMLPPAYRRDRGVYLARAARAHAGTGNNILAARIGTQAVGIAAETGSARIVHQLDRLDQALAPAASEDGVAEFRASLDRIVLHPA encoded by the coding sequence GTGGGGCAACAGCCGAACGACCTGATTCCGGGTGCGGGCCCGTGGCACCGCTGGGGGTACGAGCTACGCCAGTTCCGCCAGGCCCGTCGGCTGTCCCAGCAGGCGCTCGCTCGCAAGGCGTTGATCGACCGCTCGCATCTCGGGCGCTTCGAGCGCGCCGAGCGCCCTGTGCCTCGACCTGCGGCTGTCGTGCTTGACCGGGTCCTGGATGCCGCCGGCGCGTTGGTTCGTTACTGGGACGAGGCGGAATGCGAGTCCCCGCAGGACAGCTCGGCCATGACGTCCAGAGCCGAGACGGAGGTTGATGGGGCCAATACACGGAGCCATGGGGCCAGTGGCCTGGGACCTCTGGCGATGAGCAGCCCCCGGCAGGCATTCTCACTCCGCGACGACATGGACCTGGTCGTCGTCCCCGCACGAATCGACGGAAGGATCCATTTCGTGCCCGTGCCGCGCCGTGTCGTTCTCGCCTCCGGGCTCGCCGGACTGGCTGCCGCTGCCGTTCCGGCCACGACAGCGACGGCCGACAGCAAATTGGCCGACATGGGCTCGCCTTTCGAGCACTTCGCACAACTCCGCCGAGTAATAATTCAGACCGACAATCTCATCGGCCCTCGGCACGTGCTGCCCGCCCTGCAGCAAAATCTCGTCTCCCTTGCCACACGACGTCGAGCCGCCCGTGGTGCCGACGCCGTCGAACTCCTCGCGCTGGAGACCCGCTACGAAGAGCTGGCAGGCTGGTTCGCCCAGGACATCGGCGACGAACGCACTGCGCACGGTCACACCGCCAAAGCACTAGACGCTTCCCATATCACCGGTGACACCGACCTCACGGCCTACATTCTCGGTCGGAAGGCCCAACTCGCCGTTGACACCGGACATCCCGCCGACGCCCTCGGGCTCGCCACCGCTGCCCGACGCACCGCCCGGCCCGGGAGCCGCCTGGAGGTCATCGCTGTTCTGCACGAGGCTCACGCACATGCCGTGCTCGGGGAAGCCAGTGAAACCCATAAGGCATACGACACCGCGCTCACCCTTCTCGCCCGTGCAGAGTCCGACGACGTCTGGGGTTCCTGGCTCGATACCGCGTACGTCAACACAGCCCGAGCCCGCTCCCTCGCTGCGCTCGGCGACTACGAGCGGGCCGCAGCCGGCTTCGACAACGCCATCGCGATGCTTCCACCCGCGTACCGCCGAGACAGGGGCGTCTACCTCGCTCGTGCCGCTCGCGCCCATGCAGGGACGGGCAACAACATCCTGGCCGCCCGAATCGGTACGCAGGCTGTAGGCATCGCTGCCGAGACCGGCTCCGCACGGATCGTCCACCAGCTCGACCGTCTCGACCAGGCGCTGGCCCCCGCAGCCAGCGAGGACGGCGTCGCCGAGTTCCGAGCCTCGCTCGATCGCATCGTCCTGCACCCCGCCTGA
- a CDS encoding DUF5999 family protein — translation MCPHTPPCPTADAADRQAARVSTACHEQGWCRLCNGVVRFEDTGVLLPDGRLIPPHRDALASRPS, via the coding sequence ATGTGTCCTCATACCCCGCCGTGTCCCACGGCTGACGCGGCTGACCGCCAGGCCGCCCGGGTCTCCACCGCCTGTCACGAGCAGGGGTGGTGCCGCCTCTGCAACGGCGTGGTGCGGTTCGAGGACACCGGTGTGCTGCTGCCGGACGGACGGCTGATCCCTCCCCACCGCGACGCCCTCGCCAGTCGGCCCTCGTGA
- a CDS encoding PP2C family protein-serine/threonine phosphatase: MKRPVISIARYADGACVGGLLAIAVADVLLGPQVTLLALFAAAPAIAAPRSTARGVLGTGLFAAATAVALALHDRLLGSPEGFLPLLALALVTAFSAAAARSRTRHQHQLARVSDVVGVAQGTVLGPLPEISGPVRIAASYESADDAAQIGGDFYEVTPVRGGVRLVVGDVQGKGLSAVRTAAIVLAAFRESAPVSSRLETVGLKMSCALARRGAEERFVTAVVAELSDDGALTLVNYGHTAPLVLPAPGGVAEAAPDRPGMPLGLGALGDSRPGRHGRTLAPGDRVLFHTDGLDEARDATGRFYPLTARADLLRTSNLASGLEQLRTDVHQHTAPAAPADDSALLLLEYTGTPRSSADGRPGPTPAAARHGCEKCVVVDCPIPLPLRPHPNTARAWSGCPSP, translated from the coding sequence ATGAAACGGCCCGTCATATCGATTGCCCGGTACGCCGACGGCGCCTGTGTGGGCGGGCTGCTCGCCATCGCCGTGGCCGATGTCCTTCTCGGTCCGCAGGTGACTCTCCTGGCCCTTTTCGCGGCCGCGCCGGCCATCGCGGCCCCCCGATCCACGGCGCGCGGCGTCCTCGGCACCGGACTGTTCGCCGCCGCGACCGCCGTGGCACTCGCCCTCCACGACCGCCTGCTCGGCTCCCCGGAAGGCTTCCTGCCACTGCTGGCCCTGGCACTCGTCACCGCGTTCTCCGCCGCCGCCGCCCGTTCCAGGACCCGCCACCAGCACCAGCTCGCCCGGGTGAGCGACGTCGTGGGCGTGGCGCAGGGAACCGTCCTCGGACCGCTGCCCGAAATCTCCGGTCCCGTGCGTATCGCCGCCTCGTACGAATCGGCCGACGACGCCGCGCAGATCGGCGGCGACTTCTACGAGGTGACTCCGGTTCGCGGCGGGGTGCGTCTGGTGGTCGGAGACGTCCAGGGCAAGGGGCTGAGCGCTGTTCGCACGGCCGCCATCGTTCTGGCCGCTTTCCGTGAGAGCGCCCCGGTCTCCTCCCGTCTGGAGACGGTGGGGCTGAAGATGTCCTGCGCCCTGGCCCGCCGGGGTGCCGAGGAGCGGTTCGTCACCGCCGTCGTTGCCGAACTGTCCGACGACGGGGCCCTGACCCTCGTCAACTACGGCCACACCGCACCCCTGGTGCTGCCCGCACCCGGCGGCGTGGCGGAAGCAGCTCCTGACCGCCCCGGCATGCCCCTCGGCCTGGGCGCACTGGGCGACAGCAGGCCCGGTCGGCACGGCCGTACCCTCGCACCTGGAGACCGGGTGCTCTTCCACACCGACGGCCTCGACGAGGCTCGCGACGCCACCGGGCGCTTCTACCCCCTCACCGCCCGCGCCGACCTCCTCAGGACCAGCAACCTGGCCTCCGGCCTGGAACAGCTCCGTACCGACGTACACCAGCACACCGCACCCGCAGCCCCGGCGGACGACTCCGCGCTGCTCCTCCTCGAATACACGGGAACACCCCGATCCTCCGCCGATGGGCGGCCCGGGCCGACACCCGCGGCCGCCCGGCATGGATGCGAGAAATGCGTCGTCGTCGACTGCCCGATCCCTCTTCCGCTCCGCCCCCACCCGAACACCGCCCGTGCCTGGTCCGGATGCCCTTCCCCATAG
- a CDS encoding endonuclease/exonuclease/phosphatase family protein: MANLRFVCWNLERNGAGDPEIRRAAAETLRRLQPDIVFRQEMFRADERGHTIFNEQCCELDMQGVLGPGSCTAILFNPRRFHLVRDWSGDRGPYFVLPPTAITLSFPEAGPDASPFNAVSFHFAYASAEQRQMEAEWTTTWADKGWEAPDGSRLVLPAILGGDGNSYPEPGTAGELPLPDLSVIQDRPHRLHRSRRGPDGVRVPDTEPDHTLRTAGLEDVARHWATAEGGNSAALARTVNSSATHGPDSRVDRVYVTTGLLPAVTGVEVHEVSLGVSDHHIPVVTMDSSVFTDVLTGYRHTSART; the protein is encoded by the coding sequence ATGGCAAACCTGAGGTTCGTATGCTGGAACCTGGAGAGAAACGGAGCGGGTGACCCGGAGATTCGGCGGGCCGCCGCCGAGACGCTGCGTCGCCTCCAGCCGGACATCGTTTTCCGGCAGGAGATGTTCCGTGCCGACGAGCGCGGACACACGATCTTCAACGAGCAGTGCTGCGAGCTGGACATGCAGGGCGTTCTCGGCCCCGGGTCGTGCACCGCCATCCTCTTCAACCCCCGGCGGTTCCACCTCGTACGTGACTGGTCGGGCGACCGTGGCCCGTACTTCGTGCTTCCGCCCACCGCGATCACTCTGAGCTTCCCGGAGGCCGGGCCCGACGCGTCGCCCTTCAACGCGGTCAGCTTTCATTTCGCCTACGCCAGCGCGGAACAGCGCCAGATGGAGGCCGAGTGGACGACGACTTGGGCCGACAAGGGGTGGGAGGCTCCTGACGGCAGCCGCCTCGTTCTGCCGGCCATCCTCGGCGGCGACGGCAACAGTTACCCGGAGCCGGGTACGGCGGGCGAACTACCTCTGCCCGACCTCTCCGTCATCCAGGACCGGCCTCACCGTCTCCACCGCTCGCGCCGAGGCCCCGATGGTGTCCGCGTACCTGACACCGAGCCTGACCACACGCTGCGCACTGCGGGCCTCGAGGACGTCGCCCGCCACTGGGCCACGGCCGAGGGCGGCAACTCGGCCGCGCTGGCCCGTACCGTCAACTCCAGTGCGACTCATGGCCCCGACAGCCGGGTCGACCGCGTGTATGTCACCACTGGCCTCCTCCCCGCCGTGACCGGCGTCGAGGTGCACGAGGTTTCTCTGGGCGTGTCCGACCACCACATCCCTGTCGTGACCATGGACAGCAGCGTTTTCACTGATGTGCTCACCGGCTACCGGCACACCTCGGCCCGCACCTGA
- a CDS encoding dsDNA nuclease domain-containing protein translates to MSLAPADGGRRSRRGFLYQDAVTLLDCLDMLDGHWTEVSWEDLEDILCLQGTVPVYRQVKTVEGPGKSHSVARVCQPDFAKKHENRTAETSYLGKLFIGKPLPEGTRFTLIVNETPAADLYEFACERGRTRDPVSAAVRQKVIDKLGGLKLQDERDVDWCVDRLDVLVEARTSDQVEDEARRRLTPMVRTYLGQEPLVAEVEEVLKRLISVHIGRKAAELRAVRHTVDDFRAVFEDAVQRVTGQRHDGGLERLMTLQEKLQPAGVLAEEADRQHEAMLAFRRYQRSSLGAERQRLADLSDKIYAICQVTAMQRRGGLIGAGEPAYRETVLAVCNLPEVVSNEVPLSQALAVLSDITARCQNRYEDAS, encoded by the coding sequence GTGTCGCTTGCACCCGCTGACGGGGGGCGTCGGAGTCGGCGCGGTTTCCTCTACCAGGACGCCGTCACGCTGCTTGACTGCCTCGACATGTTGGATGGCCACTGGACTGAGGTCTCGTGGGAGGACCTCGAAGACATCCTCTGCCTTCAGGGAACCGTGCCCGTCTACAGGCAGGTCAAGACGGTCGAAGGGCCAGGGAAGAGCCATAGCGTCGCGCGGGTATGCCAGCCCGACTTCGCGAAGAAGCACGAGAATCGAACTGCTGAAACGAGCTATCTCGGAAAGCTGTTCATCGGCAAGCCGCTCCCTGAGGGCACCCGATTCACGCTGATCGTGAACGAAACGCCTGCAGCCGATTTGTACGAGTTCGCCTGCGAGCGAGGTCGAACGAGAGATCCTGTCAGCGCGGCCGTGCGCCAAAAGGTGATCGACAAGCTCGGGGGCTTGAAGCTGCAGGACGAGCGAGACGTCGACTGGTGTGTCGACCGCCTTGACGTCCTCGTCGAGGCTCGCACAAGCGATCAGGTCGAGGACGAGGCACGACGGCGCCTGACACCGATGGTCAGAACCTACCTTGGCCAGGAGCCCCTGGTTGCCGAGGTGGAGGAGGTGCTGAAGCGGCTGATCTCAGTTCACATCGGGCGGAAGGCTGCCGAGCTGCGGGCTGTACGGCACACCGTTGACGACTTCCGTGCCGTTTTCGAAGACGCGGTCCAGCGAGTCACGGGCCAACGTCATGACGGCGGCCTTGAGCGGCTCATGACTCTCCAGGAGAAGTTGCAACCAGCCGGTGTCCTGGCAGAAGAGGCTGACCGTCAGCACGAGGCCATGCTCGCGTTCCGTCGGTACCAGCGCAGCAGTCTGGGCGCTGAGAGACAGCGTCTCGCCGACCTGTCGGACAAGATCTACGCCATCTGTCAGGTCACGGCCATGCAGCGACGAGGCGGCCTGATAGGGGCGGGGGAGCCGGCCTACAGGGAGACCGTCCTGGCCGTCTGCAACCTGCCCGAAGTTGTGTCGAACGAGGTGCCCCTCAGCCAGGCACTCGCTGTCCTCAGCGATATCACCGCACGTTGCCAAAACAGGTATGAAGATGCCTCATAA
- a CDS encoding glycosyltransferase, whose translation MIPELFLYLFPFLLLGCFLLYWAGSRHAYARRRATEAGAPSGFDWHFFVPCRDEEAVIATTVTCLRTDFPTSHVWVIDDASDDRTGPIVSALAAEDTYVRLVSRRRPDARIGKGAALNAAYEAMNAHLGTVDRSRVVVCVVDADGRLSPDAPAQVSGPDAFGDPETGGVQIGVRMRNVDDERPLPDRGRVANAYARLLIRMQDAEFAVSNTAMQLLRRRTGSVGLGGNGQFTRLTALDRIAAAERRPWKQDALLEDYELGMQMRLAGYRVTHVPEAWVTQEALPRTRRFLTQRTRWAQGNIQCVRYAGRIIGSRHYRARGVLESLYTFFQPIAHLTVLALTAVLAFILLTGVTGAVLLAAWPLALALGILSVMPFVLWGPVYRKEFAPDRSRLTGVLWGIALWLYAYHLFIVSARGSVRLLRGKTGWAKTRRNAEAAAGPTATEA comes from the coding sequence GTGATCCCGGAGTTGTTCCTCTACCTCTTCCCCTTCCTCCTCCTGGGGTGCTTTCTCCTCTACTGGGCCGGCTCCCGGCACGCCTACGCCCGGCGCCGGGCCACCGAAGCGGGCGCCCCTTCCGGCTTCGACTGGCACTTCTTCGTCCCGTGCCGGGACGAGGAAGCCGTGATCGCGACCACGGTCACCTGTCTGCGGACCGACTTCCCCACCTCCCACGTGTGGGTCATCGACGACGCCAGCGACGACCGCACGGGACCGATCGTGTCCGCACTCGCGGCCGAGGACACCTATGTGCGGCTCGTCTCCCGCCGCCGTCCCGACGCCCGTATCGGCAAGGGTGCCGCGCTCAACGCCGCCTACGAAGCGATGAACGCCCATCTCGGCACCGTGGACCGCTCGCGCGTCGTCGTGTGTGTGGTCGACGCCGACGGCAGGCTGTCTCCTGACGCTCCGGCGCAGGTCAGCGGCCCGGACGCGTTCGGGGACCCGGAGACGGGCGGCGTGCAGATCGGCGTACGGATGCGGAACGTGGACGACGAACGGCCTCTGCCCGACCGGGGCAGGGTCGCCAACGCCTACGCGCGTCTGCTGATCCGGATGCAGGACGCGGAGTTCGCCGTCTCCAACACCGCGATGCAGCTGCTGCGACGCCGCACCGGATCGGTGGGCCTGGGCGGCAACGGGCAGTTCACCCGGCTCACCGCACTCGACCGGATCGCCGCCGCGGAGCGCCGCCCCTGGAAGCAGGACGCGCTGCTGGAGGACTACGAACTCGGTATGCAGATGCGCCTGGCCGGCTACCGGGTCACCCACGTTCCCGAGGCCTGGGTGACGCAGGAGGCCCTGCCCCGCACCCGGAGGTTCCTGACGCAGCGCACCCGCTGGGCCCAGGGCAACATCCAGTGCGTGCGGTACGCGGGCCGGATCATCGGATCGCGCCACTACCGCGCCCGCGGAGTCCTGGAATCGCTCTACACGTTCTTCCAGCCGATCGCCCACCTCACGGTCCTCGCCCTGACCGCGGTCCTGGCGTTCATCCTCCTCACCGGTGTCACGGGCGCCGTGCTGCTCGCCGCGTGGCCCCTCGCACTGGCACTCGGGATCCTGTCCGTCATGCCCTTCGTCCTGTGGGGCCCGGTCTACCGCAAGGAGTTCGCCCCCGACCGCTCACGTCTCACGGGGGTGCTGTGGGGCATCGCCCTGTGGCTGTACGCCTACCACCTCTTCATCGTCTCCGCCCGCGGCTCCGTACGCCTCCTGCGCGGGAAGACCGGCTGGGCCAAGACGCGACGCAACGCCGAAGCAGCCGCCGGTCCCACCGCCACCGAAGCCTGA